A stretch of DNA from bacterium:
TGCGCAAGAGATGTATGAGGAAGGCGCTATGCCGTGCTTTCATCATAGGGTTTTTGATCCGGATACGGGACGCTGCACCTGGTAGATTTTACCAAATTATATCATACCGGATATAGATCAAGTTGCCGGAGAGGCGCGTCGCCGCGGTTCTTCAGCCGGCTGCAGGCAAACCACAATTGAAAAGGTAAGAGCATGAGCGAAGAAGCGTTTGTCTTTGATTGTCTGAATTTTCCCTGTCAGGACGCCTGTTGTTCGTACGGCGTGGACGTGCGGCCGGAAGAGCGCGAACGCCTCATCCGTGGGGGGTACGCTACAGCGGAGGATTTCACCGGTCCGACAGAGGAGGATGGAGAACTTTATTACCGCACCCGCGTCAACGGACGCCGCTGCGTGTTCTTGAAAGAAAACGCACGTGGCTGCCGTTTGCATGAGTTTGATGTCAAGCCAGAGGTCTGCAACGTGTTTCCATGCGATGAGGAGGAAGCCCGGGAGATGTACGAAGACGGAACCCTGCCCTGCTTTCCCCACATCTCTTTTCCGGTGCCCAGCGCCGAGTCCGAGTAGAGCGCCGGGCTGGTCCGCCGGGGTTTACGTGGTCTGCTTTTTTTGCTCCAGGGCCTGCATCAGAGATCGCCAGGCTAACATCGCGCATTTGACGCGCGAGGGGTACGCACAAACGCCCTGCAGGGCGTTCAACTCATCCAGCTCTTCATCTGACGCATGGGGACGGCAGGCGGCGCTGCAGCCAGTGCCGTTGTGCTCGTCCGCCTCCCTCTTCAGCATACGCTGAAACCGCTCGATCACCTTTCTGGCTTCGTCTATGCCAAGTCCTTTGATCTTTTCGGTCATCAACGAAGCGGATGCCTGACTGATGACGCAGCCATGGCCTTCAAAGGCCATGGCGGAAATTTTATCCTGATCAAAGCGCACGGTCAATAGGATCTCATCGCCGCAAAATGGATTTTTCAGGTCCACCGTGAGGTCTGCATTTTCCACGCGACCTTTGTTGCGCGGATGTTTGTAATGATCGAGCAGGATCTCCTGGTAAAGTTCATCTAGAGCCATTTTTTGAAATAGTCCTTTGCTTGATCCAGTGCGGCGGCCAACCGGCGTACATCTTCCTCATCGTTATACAGGTAGAAACTGGCCCGCACCGTGGCCGCCACCTTGAGCCGTTTCATGACCAGCTGGCAGCAATGATGGCCGGAACGCACTGCTACGCGTTCCTGATCCAGATAAGTAGCCAGATCATGGGGATGGATGTTCTCCAGGTTGAACGACACCACCGGTCCGTGCGCTTTCAGCGGGCCATAGACCTGGAGGCCGGGGATAGCGCTGAGCCGCTGCATCGCCGCTCGGCCGAGCTGAATATCGTGCGTCTCAATCGCCTCCAGGCCGAGCCCGTCCAGATAATCCAAGGCTGCGGCCAAACCAACGGCGCCAGCCAGATTCTGCGTGCCGGCCTCCAGCTTCCAGGGCAGGTCGTTCCAGGTTGTTTTATGCTGTTCAACCCGGCTGATCATATTGCCGCCGAACAGCAGCGGATCCATCTCCTCCAGCAGCGAACGTCGGCCATATAATACGCCGATGCCCAGAGGGCCGAGCATTTTATGGGCTGAGAAAGCGACCAAGTCCGCATCCAACGCCTGCACATCCAAGCGTGCATGCGGGGCACTCTGGGCTGCGTCGATCAGCACCAGGCTGCCGGCTCCATGCGCAGCTGCGATTATCTCCTCTACCGGATGAATGGTGCCCAGACTGTTGGACATGTGCGCCACTGCGACCAACCGGGTGCGCGGGCTCAGCAGCTGATGGAATTGGTCCATGAGCAACCGGCCCTGCTCGTCGAACTCGATGAATTTCAACTGAGCGCCGGTGCGGCGGCACACCTGCTGCCATGGAACCAGATTACTGTGGTGCTCCATCTCGCTGATCAGGATTTCGTCGCCGGGGCGAAGAAATTTGCCCGCCCAACCAAAGGCCGCCAGATTGATGGATTCCGTGGTGTTACGCGTAAAGATAATCTCTTCGGTCGCAGCCGCGTTGATGAACCTGCGAACGCGTTCCCGCGCCGCCTCATAACGGAGCGTCGCCCGCTCTGCCAGTGCATAGCTGCTGCGATGGGCGTTGGCGTTCTCCTGCTCATAAAAGCGATTCATGGCCGCCAACACGCTTCGAGGCTTTTGCGAAGTGGCGGCGCTATCCAGATAGACCCATCCTTCGTTCTCCATTTGTTGAAAGATGGGAAAGTCACGGCGTATTTTGCCTACATCAAGAGCCATAACCGGCCTCTTCGGTTACATTGATTCGAACCACACCGTTCTCCACCGTCACCGGATACACGCTCACCGCCTCGTACGCCGGCGGCGTCAGAGCTGCGCCGGATGCCAGATCGAACAGCGCACCGTGTCTGGGACAGGCTATCTTTCCAGGACTTGCATAACCATCGGCCAAGGGATTATTCTCATGGCTGCAACGGTCCTCCAAGGCGTACACTCGATCCCCTTGCCGCAGCACGAGGATTTTTTTTCCGAACACTCTTACCGTACGCGGCGTGTTGTCCACCAGTTCGGACAAGGCCATCAATGAAATCCAGGGCATCGTTTTTCCTGTATACCGTTCATTCGGTTGACCCGGCTTACAACCAGCCCAACTCCAGCCGGGCCTCTTCGCTCATACGATCCATACTCCAGGGGGGATCCCATACCAGCGTGACCGCCACGTCGTTCACACCAGTCATGGCGGTGACCGCCTTTTTAACCTGGCTCGGCAGAATTTCCGCCACCGGACACAGCGGCGACGTCAGAGTCATGCGGATCGAGATGCGATCCGGATCGTCCACATCGATGTCATAGATCAAACCCAGATCGTAGATGTTGACCGGAATTTCGGGATCAAAGCACAGGCGCAGCGCATGAATGGTTTGATCCAGGCGCGTTGATTTATCGTTTTTCTCTTTCATCCTTGATCCAGCTGCAAAAACTCATACACCCAGTTATCCACCTGCCCGCGCAGATGCGGGATGCGAATGCGGTCGACGATCTCTCCGGCAAAAGCGTGCACCAGCAGGCCGACGGCATCCTTTCGGCTCAGTCCGCGGGTCTGCAGGTAGAACAGCGCCTCTGGGTCCAATTGACCGACCGTGCCGCCATGGGTGCAGCGTACGTCATCGGCCAAGATCTCCAGCTGCGGCTGCGCGTGTACCGTTGCGCGGTCGGAGAGGAGCAGGTTTCTATTCGATTGCAGTGCATCTGTTTTTTGCGCGTCCGCCGACACCTTGATGCGACCGTTGAACACCGCTCCGCCCTCGCCGGTCAGAATGCCTTTGTACAACTGACGGCTGCTGCCATGAGGCTGTTGGTGGTGGAGCAGCGTATGATGGTCGATCCATTGCCCGCTTTGGGCCAGATATAATCCATCCGACCCAGTCTCGATCCCTGTGCCGTCCAGGGTTACGGTCAGGTCGGTGCGCTCCAGGCGGCTGCCAAAGGAAAGAGCGTGCCATTGATAGCGGCTGTCAGCTCTTTGATGGACCGCTGTCCGGCTCACATGAAAAGCGGAAAGCGCCTCTCTCTGCACTTTATAATGATCCACCACAGCGTTTTCCTGCAAAAGCCACTCTGAAACATGGTTGGTGAAATAACCGCCGAGGCCGATGAACGTTTCCACTATGGTGGCTCGGCTGGAAGGGCCGAACACAAAGAGATTGCGCGGATGCACCGCGGCTGCGCCGTCGCCCACCGTAACATAGTAAAGGTGAAGTGGGCGCTCGAGGTCAACGCCGCTCTCCAGCTCAACCAAAGCGCCCTGCTCAAAGAGTGCGGTGTTGAGGCTGGTGAACGGATAGTCCGTGGAATCGGCAATCCGGCCCAGGTGCTGTTGCCAAGCGGCTTTTCCGTTGCCCTGAAGGATCTCCGCCACAGTGGTCAGATTTGCTCCTTTGATATCCGTGGGGCGTGTGGACCAGTGCGGCTCCAGCCGGCCGTTGACAAAGACCAGTCGAAGCGCGTCGCTGTCCCAGTAGGTCAACGGCCGCAGCAGCTCTTCCGCCTCTGTGAGCGGCAGCGCCGGCGCAGGGCACCAGTCGATCTCGCTGATCTGCTCCACGTCGGTAAAACGCCACGCCTCATGTCGCCGGCTTGGAAGTCCCTGCTGAATAAACTGCTCCCGCCCGGCCTGTCTGAGCGCCTGCAACTGTTCCGGAAGCCGGCCCTGATTTTTTTTCTCCCAACCGGCTAAAAGGTCGTTAAACGGTTTCATGTGGTCCTGAGGGATTGTTGTGTTTTAATCTCATCATAGCCATGGGTCTCCAGGTCCAGGGCCAGCTCTTTGCCTCCGGTTTTGACGATTCGGCCGTCGTAGAGCACGTGGACCACATCCGGAACGATATAATTCAGCAGCCGTTGATAGTGCGTGATCACCAGAAAACAGTTGTCCCGGTTGCGCAGACGGTTGACGCCCTGGGCTACGACTTTGAGCGCATCGATATCCAGGCCGGAATCGGTCTCGTCGAGAACCGCCAGGCGCGGCTCCAGCACAGCCATCTGCAGCACTTCGTTGCGCTTTTTTTCTCCACCGGAAAAGCCTTCATTCACCGAGCGGTTCAGGAAAGAGGGATCCATCTCCACGCCGGCGGCTTTTTCGCGAATCCATTTGATAAAGTCGCCGGCGGACATGGGCGACAGCCCACGATGACGGCGCATCTCATTCAGCGCGGTGCGGAGAAAGTAGGAGGTGTTGACGCCGGGGATTTCCACCGG
This window harbors:
- a CDS encoding YkgJ family cysteine cluster protein, encoding MSEEAFVFDCLNFPCQDACCSYGVDVRPEERERLIRGGYATAEDFTGPTEEDGELYYRTRVNGRRCVFLKENARGCRLHEFDVKPEVCNVFPCDEEEAREMYEDGTLPCFPHISFPVPSAESE
- a CDS encoding SUF system NifU family Fe-S cluster assembly protein, which translates into the protein MALDELYQEILLDHYKHPRNKGRVENADLTVDLKNPFCGDEILLTVRFDQDKISAMAFEGHGCVISQASASLMTEKIKGLGIDEARKVIERFQRMLKREADEHNGTGCSAACRPHASDEELDELNALQGVCAYPSRVKCAMLAWRSLMQALEQKKQTT
- a CDS encoding cysteine desulfurase — translated: MALDVGKIRRDFPIFQQMENEGWVYLDSAATSQKPRSVLAAMNRFYEQENANAHRSSYALAERATLRYEAARERVRRFINAAATEEIIFTRNTTESINLAAFGWAGKFLRPGDEILISEMEHHSNLVPWQQVCRRTGAQLKFIEFDEQGRLLMDQFHQLLSPRTRLVAVAHMSNSLGTIHPVEEIIAAAHGAGSLVLIDAAQSAPHARLDVQALDADLVAFSAHKMLGPLGIGVLYGRRSLLEEMDPLLFGGNMISRVEQHKTTWNDLPWKLEAGTQNLAGAVGLAAALDYLDGLGLEAIETHDIQLGRAAMQRLSAIPGLQVYGPLKAHGPVVSFNLENIHPHDLATYLDQERVAVRSGHHCCQLVMKRLKVAATVRASFYLYNDEEDVRRLAAALDQAKDYFKKWL
- a CDS encoding non-heme iron oxygenase ferredoxin subunit, with product MPWISLMALSELVDNTPRTVRVFGKKILVLRQGDRVYALEDRCSHENNPLADGYASPGKIACPRHGALFDLASGAALTPPAYEAVSVYPVTVENGVVRINVTEEAGYGS
- a CDS encoding DUF59 domain-containing protein; translation: MKEKNDKSTRLDQTIHALRLCFDPEIPVNIYDLGLIYDIDVDDPDRISIRMTLTSPLCPVAEILPSQVKKAVTAMTGVNDVAVTLVWDPPWSMDRMSEEARLELGWL
- the sufD gene encoding Fe-S cluster assembly protein SufD; this translates as MKPFNDLLAGWEKKNQGRLPEQLQALRQAGREQFIQQGLPSRRHEAWRFTDVEQISEIDWCPAPALPLTEAEELLRPLTYWDSDALRLVFVNGRLEPHWSTRPTDIKGANLTTVAEILQGNGKAAWQQHLGRIADSTDYPFTSLNTALFEQGALVELESGVDLERPLHLYYVTVGDGAAAVHPRNLFVFGPSSRATIVETFIGLGGYFTNHVSEWLLQENAVVDHYKVQREALSAFHVSRTAVHQRADSRYQWHALSFGSRLERTDLTVTLDGTGIETGSDGLYLAQSGQWIDHHTLLHHQQPHGSSRQLYKGILTGEGGAVFNGRIKVSADAQKTDALQSNRNLLLSDRATVHAQPQLEILADDVRCTHGGTVGQLDPEALFYLQTRGLSRKDAVGLLVHAFAGEIVDRIRIPHLRGQVDNWVYEFLQLDQG
- the sufC gene encoding Fe-S cluster assembly ATPase SufC — protein: MLVIDSLHASIEGNKILKGISLHIRPGEVHAIMGPNGSGKSTLAQVLAGRAEYTVTAGAVLFQGKDLLAMSPEERAREGLFLAFQYPVEIPGVNTSYFLRTALNEMRRHRGLSPMSAGDFIKWIREKAAGVEMDPSFLNRSVNEGFSGGEKKRNEVLQMAVLEPRLAVLDETDSGLDIDALKVVAQGVNRLRNRDNCFLVITHYQRLLNYIVPDVVHVLYDGRIVKTGGKELALDLETHGYDEIKTQQSLRTT